The Acinonyx jubatus isolate Ajub_Pintada_27869175 chromosome D1, VMU_Ajub_asm_v1.0, whole genome shotgun sequence genome includes a window with the following:
- the HOATZ gene encoding cilia- and flagella-associated protein HOATZ isoform X1: METKPDGRGRPGLKESVEICPQGLLVFTGSSEQDSSLAKQFWVAASMYPTNESQLVLSRGSSQRLRVARASRGGATESPDITAETLKTQQSEDKEKYLQKNTYDRTENGLEVARAEVGEPEWKPLLSSSWEVMAKRRDEILQLLRKQREERISKELVSLPYKPKAKGHKAKKVIPESDKEDQQEVKALD; encoded by the exons ATGGAAACAAAGCCCGACGGCAGAGGTCGCCCTGGCCTAAAGGAGTCCGTTGAAATTTGCCCTCAGGGATTACTGGTGTTCACGGGATCTTCAGAACAGGACTCCAGCTTGGCCAAGCAGTTCTGGGTGGCCGCGTCGATGTATCCCACCAACGAATCTCAGTTGGTGCTGTCCAGAGGTAGCAGTCAGCGTCTGCGGGTGGCCAGGGCCTCCAGGGGCGGTGCAACTG AGAGTCCAGACATCACTGCTGAAACCCTAAAGACTCAGCAATCTGAGGACAAAGAAAAGTATCTCCAAAAG AATACATATGACAGAACTGAGAATGGATTGGAAGTGGCCAGAGCGGAAGTGGGCGAACCAGAGTGGAAGCCATTGCTATCATCCAGCTGGGAGGTGATG gCTAAAAGGAGAGATGAGATTCTCCAActcttaagaaaacaaagagaagaaaggatctcG aaagagCTGGTTTCCCTTCCTTACAAGCCAAAGGCCAAAGGACACAAAGCAAA
- the BTG4 gene encoding protein BTG4: protein MRDEIATAVFFVTRLVKKHDKLSKQKIEDFAEKLTTILFETYRSHWHADCPSKGQAFRCIRINNSQDKDPILERACAESNVDFSHLGLPKEMTIWVDPFEVCCRYGEKNHPFTIASFKGRWDEWELSQQVSCAVNRATLDYASGISSDEESCNKEPQIIPKVSNPKSIYQVENFKQSFQSWFHVSRKKNMADGRMGLLGNAYALHKNHKRQRPAAIYRVDRYHWVNTNR, encoded by the exons ATGAGAGATGAAATTGCAACAGCCGTTTTCTTTGTCACAAGATTGGTGAAAAAACATGATAAACTGAgtaaacagaaaatagaagactTTGCAGAAAAGCTGACGACCATCTTGTTTGAAACCTACAGAAGTCACTGGCACGCCGACTGCCCTTCTAAAGGGCAAGCGTTCAG GTGTATCAGGATAAATAATAGTCAGGATAAAGATCCCATTCTAGAAAGGGCTTGTGCTGAAAGTAACGTGGATTTTTCTCACCTGGGACTTCCAAAGGAGATGACCATATGGGTAGATCCCTTTGAAGTGTGCTGTAG GTACGGTGAGAAAAATCATCCATTTACAATTGCTTCTTTTAAAGGCAGATGGGACGAATGGGAGCTTTCCCAACAGGTCAGCTGTGCTGTTAATCGAGCTACATTAGACTATGCCTCTGGCATTTCCTCTGATGAAGAAAGTTGTAACAAAGAACCGCAGATCATTCCTAAAGTCAGCAATCCAAAGAGTATTTATCAG gttgaaAACTTTAAACAGTCCTTTCAATCTTGGTTCCATGTCTCCCGCAAAAAGAATATGGCAGATGGCCGTATGGGCCTCCTAGGAAATGCTTATGCATTGCATAAAAATCATAAGCGTCAGAGGCCTGCTGCTATCTACCGGGTAGACAGGTACCACTGGGTCAACACTAACCGATAA